The following are encoded together in the Triticum dicoccoides isolate Atlit2015 ecotype Zavitan chromosome 6B, WEW_v2.0, whole genome shotgun sequence genome:
- the LOC119323829 gene encoding CLIP-associated protein-like isoform X3, which produces MEAARAKDTKERLAGVERLHEALDAAARRGLSPAEVTSLVDTCVDLTRDANFRVAQGGLQALSAAAVLAGDHFKIHLNALVPAAVERLGDGKQPVREAARQLLVTLMEVSSPTIILERAGNYAWTHKSWRVREEFVLTVATAVGLFASTELLMQRVLLSPVLQLMNDSNQSVREAAISCIEEMYKNMGSQFHEELQRHNLPTYMLKEINSRLNRIEPKVPASDGTATQHKVAASRSVSVNPKRGSPRTKSTPRESTLFGGVTRPT; this is translated from the exons ATGGAGGCGGCGCGCGCCAAGGACACCAAGGAGCGCCTGGCCGGGGTGGAGCGCCTGCACGAGGCGCTCGACGCGGCGGCGCGCCGCGGCCTCTCCCCGGCCGAGGTCACCTCGCTGGTGGACACCTGCGTCGATCTGACGCGGGACGCCAACTTCCGCGTCGCGCAGGGGGGGCTGCAggcgctctccgccgccgccgtgctcGCCGGGGACCACTTCAAGATCCACCTCAACGCGCTCGTCCCCGCCGCCGTCGAGCGCCTCGGCGACGGCAAGCAGCCCGTCCGCGAGGCCGCGCGCCAGCTCCTCGTCACGCTCATGGAG GTTTCTTCACCAACAATCATTCTCGAAAGGGCCGGAAATTATGCATGGACTCATAAGAGTTGGAGGGTTCGGGAAGAGTTTGTACTTACAGTGGCAACTGCAGTTGGGCTTTTCGCTTCTACGGAGCTTCTCATGCAACGAGTTTTACTCTCACCC GTCCTACAGTTGATGAATGATTCGAACCAAAGTGTCAGAGAAGCTGCTATATCTTGTATTGAG GAAATGTACAAGAACATGGGATCTCAGTTCCACGAAGAGTTGCAGCGCCATAATCTGCCTACATACATG CTAAAAGAAATAAATTCAAGATTGAATAGAATTGAACCAAAGGTTCCCGCATCTGATGGTACTGCAACACAGCATAAAGTTGCAGCATCTAGATCCGTTAGTGTTAACCCAAAAAGAGGCAGCCCACGGACAAAAAGCACACCGAGGGAAAGCACATTATTTGGAG gtGTCACAAGACCTACCTAA
- the LOC119323829 gene encoding CLIP-associated protein-like isoform X1 has translation MEAARAKDTKERLAGVERLHEALDAAARRGLSPAEVTSLVDTCVDLTRDANFRVAQGGLQALSAAAVLAGDHFKIHLNALVPAAVERLGDGKQPVREAARQLLVTLMEVSSPTIILERAGNYAWTHKSWRVREEFVLTVATAVGLFASTELLMQRVLLSPVLQLMNDSNQSVREAAISCIEEMYKNMGSQFHEELQRHNLPTYMLKEINSRLNRIEPKVPASDGTATQHKVAASRSVSVNPKRGSPRTKSTPRESTLFGGNLIGEVQDSLAKEAEKDKQIASEEEEEEEYVLLELDDVHYSCIQPNAPYILSGLDTLTPTLVVGDSLKMIGEYEETVGTCYLFSESDAPPKPVHEEPAPPKENKGKQGRNIKEVKHVTSVHKILKFRSTSEGRQEHRAYRYRDKEF, from the exons ATGGAGGCGGCGCGCGCCAAGGACACCAAGGAGCGCCTGGCCGGGGTGGAGCGCCTGCACGAGGCGCTCGACGCGGCGGCGCGCCGCGGCCTCTCCCCGGCCGAGGTCACCTCGCTGGTGGACACCTGCGTCGATCTGACGCGGGACGCCAACTTCCGCGTCGCGCAGGGGGGGCTGCAggcgctctccgccgccgccgtgctcGCCGGGGACCACTTCAAGATCCACCTCAACGCGCTCGTCCCCGCCGCCGTCGAGCGCCTCGGCGACGGCAAGCAGCCCGTCCGCGAGGCCGCGCGCCAGCTCCTCGTCACGCTCATGGAG GTTTCTTCACCAACAATCATTCTCGAAAGGGCCGGAAATTATGCATGGACTCATAAGAGTTGGAGGGTTCGGGAAGAGTTTGTACTTACAGTGGCAACTGCAGTTGGGCTTTTCGCTTCTACGGAGCTTCTCATGCAACGAGTTTTACTCTCACCC GTCCTACAGTTGATGAATGATTCGAACCAAAGTGTCAGAGAAGCTGCTATATCTTGTATTGAG GAAATGTACAAGAACATGGGATCTCAGTTCCACGAAGAGTTGCAGCGCCATAATCTGCCTACATACATG CTAAAAGAAATAAATTCAAGATTGAATAGAATTGAACCAAAGGTTCCCGCATCTGATGGTACTGCAACACAGCATAAAGTTGCAGCATCTAGATCCGTTAGTGTTAACCCAAAAAGAGGCAGCCCACGGACAAAAAGCACACCGAGGGAAAGCACATTATTTGGAG GTAATCTGATTGGTGAAGTGCAGGATTCACTGGCAAAGGAAGCTGAGAAAGATAAACAAATTgcttcggaggaggaggaggaagaagagtatgtCTTGCTAGAGTTAGATGATGTTCATTATTCCTGCATACAACCAAATGCCCCTTATATACTCTCT ggtTTGGATACATTGACTCCTACCTTGGTAGTAGGTGATAGCCTGAAGATG ATTGGAGAATACGAAGAAACGGTTGGCACATGCTATTTATTTTCAGAAAGTG ATGCTCCACCAAAGCCCGTTCATGAAGAGCCGGCACCTCCCAAAGAAAACAAGGGCAAGCAAGGCAGAAACATCAAGGAGGTGAAACATGTGACGAGCGTTCACAAGATCCTCAAATTCCGGTCGACCAGTGAGGGTCGTCAGGAGCACAGAGCATACCGTTACAGGGACAAGGAGTTTTGA
- the LOC119323829 gene encoding CLIP-associated protein-like isoform X2, producing the protein MEAARAKDTKERLAGVERLHEALDAAARRGLSPAEVTSLVDTCVDLTRDANFRVAQGGLQALSAAAVLAGDHFKIHLNALVPAAVERLGDGKQPVREAARQLLVTLMEVSSPTIILERAGNYAWTHKSWRVREEFVLTVATAVGLFASTELLMQRVLLSPVLQLMNDSNQSVREAAISCIEEMYKNMGSQFHEELQRHNLPTYMLKEINSRLNRIEPKVPASDGTATQHKVAASRSVSVNPKRGSPRTKSTPRESTLFGASTSYEHIEALRH; encoded by the exons ATGGAGGCGGCGCGCGCCAAGGACACCAAGGAGCGCCTGGCCGGGGTGGAGCGCCTGCACGAGGCGCTCGACGCGGCGGCGCGCCGCGGCCTCTCCCCGGCCGAGGTCACCTCGCTGGTGGACACCTGCGTCGATCTGACGCGGGACGCCAACTTCCGCGTCGCGCAGGGGGGGCTGCAggcgctctccgccgccgccgtgctcGCCGGGGACCACTTCAAGATCCACCTCAACGCGCTCGTCCCCGCCGCCGTCGAGCGCCTCGGCGACGGCAAGCAGCCCGTCCGCGAGGCCGCGCGCCAGCTCCTCGTCACGCTCATGGAG GTTTCTTCACCAACAATCATTCTCGAAAGGGCCGGAAATTATGCATGGACTCATAAGAGTTGGAGGGTTCGGGAAGAGTTTGTACTTACAGTGGCAACTGCAGTTGGGCTTTTCGCTTCTACGGAGCTTCTCATGCAACGAGTTTTACTCTCACCC GTCCTACAGTTGATGAATGATTCGAACCAAAGTGTCAGAGAAGCTGCTATATCTTGTATTGAG GAAATGTACAAGAACATGGGATCTCAGTTCCACGAAGAGTTGCAGCGCCATAATCTGCCTACATACATG CTAAAAGAAATAAATTCAAGATTGAATAGAATTGAACCAAAGGTTCCCGCATCTGATGGTACTGCAACACAGCATAAAGTTGCAGCATCTAGATCCGTTAGTGTTAACCCAAAAAGAGGCAGCCCACGGACAAAAAGCACACCGAGGGAAAGCACATTATTTGGAG CAAGTACTTCCTATGAACATATCGAAGCTCTTCGTCACTAA
- the LOC119323830 gene encoding uncharacterized protein LOC119323830: MHHLHINIYVMDFLEICTLIQHLFDPKYFFPLCKIVILCSSMAEGTGTGKRTYVTWDDEMDAALLEILVHHHNMGDHSQNGWKSHVYSAAIKNVKEKCNKDITKNNISGRLRTFDNQFEIINKILSQSGFGWDWVNNKLSIDSDDVWTKYLEVTSIHLHCFNYFFVCNKTGQQLYFSDGCIVQANKKEKALASYKTKVVKHWEAISTIYSKDHADGEGAKTGAETAADLEETIEVSPETVPKRQRTGDAIMCMIGEMRTTFKDALKTTDPLPLPKVTTPSEILAALELIPELAEVDMLRSYGKLILNERLFEALMELPMHMRKAWLLLLP; encoded by the coding sequence ATGCATCATCTTCATATTAATATATATGTGATGGATTTTCTCGAAATTTGCACTCTCATTCAGCATTTATTTGACCCGAAATACTTCTTTCCTTTGTGCAAAATTGTTATTCTTTGTAGCAGCATGGCTGAAGGAACTGGTACTGGAAAGAGGACTTATGTCACATGGGATGATGAGATGgacgctgccttgcttgagatactTGTTCATCATCACAACATGGGTGACCATTCTCAAAATGGATGGAAATCACATGTGTACAGTGCAGCTATCAAGAATGTGAAGGAGAAGTGCAATAAGGATATCACGAAGAACAACATATCAGGAAGGCTTAGGACTTTCGACAATCAATTTGAAATCATTAACAAGATCCTTTCTCAAAGCGGTTTTGGTTGGGATTGGGTCAATAATAAGCTATCCATTGATAGCGACGATGTGTGGACTAAATATTTGGAGGTAACTTCTATACATTTgcattgttttaattatttttttgtaTGTAACAAAACAGGGCAGCAACTCTACTTCTCTGATGGGTGTATTGTGCAGGCTAATAAGAAGGAGAAAGCATTAGCTTCTTACAAGACCAAAGTAGTGAAGCACTGGGAAGCCATCTCTACGATATATTCAAAAGATCATGCGGACGGTGAAGGTGCCAAGACAGGTGCTGAGACTGCTGCAGATCTAGAAGAAACAATTGAAGTCTCTCCAGAAACGGTACCAAAGAGACAACGAACAGGTGATGCCATTATGTGCATGATTGGAGAAATGAGGACTACTTTCAAGGATGCTCTGAAGACAACTGATCCACTTCCATTGCCAAAGGTTACTACTCCTTCTGAAATACTTGCTGCACTTGAGTTGATACCAGAGTTGGCAGAAGTTGACATGTTGCGCTCTTACGGAAAGTTGATTCTTAATGAGCGCTTGTTTGAAGCTCTAATGGAGCTTCCCATGCACATGAGGAAGGCTTGGTTGCTATTATTGCCTTGA